GATTTACTATACTATGTATGCTCTTTGTTTTATTCAAATCCTTTTTTTACAAAACCAGTCTTCACGTGTCACgctattatatattttaatttttgttcatACCACAATTGCCCTTCTTCCATTTGCCTACTACTTCTTCTTTTGATATTTTCAATTGCATTTATGGAGCTAGATTATACTTTCTTATTTAATATTTCCTATAAATTACATTTCCGTCCACTCAATTTTGATTTGTTAACATTATGATcacttaatttcaaaatttaatatataaatcgcttaattttgatattttttttttgaggatgcttaattttgatatttactaatataaaataatttaagtTTAATCATTCTAATAGTTCGTGACTCTGCATTATAGagttaatagaaataatattcttaatttttaaactttttagttttgaggTAATGTGTTATTTGgtgaaaaaatatgattttaaataattttaatttttaaaattttcaatttaaGGTCATTAATGGTTGTCTTGAAGTCATTTGCTTTTTTTTAGagttataatgttaataaatgTAAAGTTGAATGACTTTATGCATCACAAtctaaaaaaaaacttgaacGGAAAAAAAGGATGATTTGATATTTATTCAATTATTTTATTGAACCttccaaataaatttatcgatagACAGAAATAGTTTCATACAATTTTTACAggttatttataactgttttaataacataataaaaaatttagacattttttttaattaatttgtatataACAAATTTAACAATttagtaaattatttataattatattaataataaaataaatattttaaatataataaatgttGAAAAGATTTGATTTGATAGTTAAATATCAATAAATCAACATGTttagattttatattaattataagtaaAATTGAGTTTGTTTAAAAATGTTAGAAACAAATTCATGTAATAGATGTAATTCCAAGAAAATAATAGGAGAAAAATTAGATATTATTctatttgtatatataaataagaaaaaatccaagatttttcaaagaaagaagactaacaaaaatataaaaaatatagcaCGATGTCGACGGAGAAAAGATATTAATATTGATGTATATTTACACTTGGCAAGTTTGTTTATTGGTCTTTATAATTGGTTTTAAGAGTCTATTCACATATATAAGTtatttatttagattttttacatacaaaatcgttgatatgtcatatttgataaattaggtATCATGTATttattatagaaaaaaaaaatgtatatattcGCTTTGTATATTACTTCATTTGTTAAAAATGACAGATCAATCATTTTATAAGCATAAAATCTAAATGAGCCAATTATAGATATATGATAgatttttaaaaccaactataagtgtgtgataaGTTTTTAAAACCTGTGTATAAGAATaatctctattttgttataaaaaaactcggtctCAACTTGATAATAACCTCcattaccaaactctatttaataataaccttccaattgttatacaaatagcccGATCTCAAGTGTATTCCTTAACTGTAATTATAAATGTATGAtaagttattttaaaaatttacgGTACCAATAATCAAAACGTGATAAgtttaagggtgtaaatatACCTTCGGTTAAAAAATTACTTCATATAACACGAGGCTTCCCCACTAGTCCACGTGACACGAGTTGGGGATAGTACAGTAAATTCACAAGGTTCATATATCCGGTGAGCCGCCTTTCTGTGGTGAAGGAAACTACGGGCATTAAAACTATTAGCGCCGCACCGCCAAACGGAAACTTAATAACGGTTAACAAAAAGAAGGGCGGTTCCGTTATTAGTAACCTttatattcttcttcttcttcttcttctccaagcagtcTTGTTCTCCAAACGCATGTCCTCAATTTATCTTCTTACTCTTCCGATTTCCTTTGCTGTTTTTCTCGTCGATCCGACCTCCGTTTCACTCTGAATTGGTGTGTATAAATGCATTCTTACTCCTTGTTTGATTCTTTTGTAGCGTACCATTttgatttctttatttattctcGTATATATTCCTCCTCTTTTATTTCTAGATTCTGAACCGCCTTATTTCGCTTCAAAATTGGATTAACGAGCTTCTGAGTTTTTATTTGAAGTTCTTTTTCCCCCCCTTCAATTGGAAAACTCTTATCTGTATCTCCAATTCTACAACAATTTCTGTTTAGAGTAGTTTCCTTGGTTTTGGGGATTGTAAATTTCTATTATGGAGCACTCATCCATTCAAGTGACCAATGGGATCACAAATGGTGTTTCCGCTGATTTACCTTCTCATGCATCATCAAAACATTCATTTGAGAAAGATAATGTTCAATGTTCAAGTCTCAGTTCGGATTTGGACTCCGCCAACCAACAATCAATGGTTTCTGATGGTGAAAGTACCAATTCTTGTGCCTTTCCAGAACTCAACAGGATGACTCGATTGTTTGAGGGAGATGCAGTCCATGATCTTATCAGGCGAAAGTTCCTCTCGGGTTTGGGTTCGCTAGGCAAGCACGCCACTGTTGTTGCCATTCATAGGAATACTTATTCTGACGTAATTGGGAAAGCCAGGACTCAATCTTTTCAGATTCTAACAAAAGCAGTGGAGATAAAATGTGGAGGCAATGCAAATGTTAAGTATGCTTGGTATGGCGATTCACGAGATGAGATATGCAATATTATGAAGAATGGATTTGGAAGCCAAATTAGTAACAATAGTGGATTGTACGGGTGTGGAATATATCTTTCTCCTGATGATTCTCCCCTTGAAAGGTAAGCaaattcttctctaatttcAAATATTCTGCAAATTAGTCCTTGAGATGTTTTGTTAACACTTCTTTTGGGTCAGTTTGATGAACTTGAAGGCGGATAATGATGGTGTACGCCATATGTTGCTATGTCGTGTTATACTTGGCAAGCCAGAGGTTATTCATCCTGGTTCTAATCAGTCTCAACCGAGTTCTGGGGAGTTTGATTCAGGAATTGATACATTATCATCTCCCAAGAAGTATATCATATGGAGTAATCACATGAACACCCATATTTTGCCAGAGTATGTTGTCAGTTTCAGGGCTCCTTGTTGCTTGAAAGGTATGCAATTGGGCATTTTGTTGGTTGATGTTGAGTTGTATTCTAAGTGTTTGATAAGAATTTGTTGATCTTATATCTTGCTTGTTTGATTGTGCAGGGTTCTTCAGGGATCGAGAATTCCCAAGGGTACCAACCTCACCATGGATGCCTTTTCCAGCCCTTTTTTCTGCACTTTCAAAGTTTCTGCCTCCTCATGCTGCTGATCTTCTTGCCAATTGCTATAAAGATCACAGAGTACGTAGTTAATTGCATTTAAAAACCCACTGTTTGTTtgcaatttatattttaatctcATATTCTTTCACCCTTTTGCTCTGCAGGAGAAGAAAATTTCAAGACAAGAACTGATACAGCGTGTAAGACAAATTGCAGGGGATAGGTTGTTGATTGAAGTAATTAAATCATTTAGAAACAAGgtataataataaatttctatgttatattaattgaaaattgaaaattgcaTCAATTGGTATCATGTTTATTGTGGATTGTTTAGCTTTGAAGCTTTTACAGCATCAATTGGCATCCTTTTTATGTTCCATATTATCTTCGTATGTGTAGAACTGGTCACTTATTTCAGGAAAACTTTGTCTATTCAGCTTTTCTGTGCAAgcaattcatttttttatctaatttagtCGCATATGCCATATCATGAATTCATTTTAATTATCTGTGAGCCCATATACTAATGCCGATACTTGATGCAACATTGTTTTACTtatgtaattattttgttgGTTTGTGCAGCAAGTTAAAAGTACACTGATAGCGAGCAATGCAGTAAATATGAAGCATGAAGAAAGCAGTAATAGCCAGGTTGGATGATTCACCGATGAAAGAACAAAGGATAGTGGGACATTGACTCAAACTAATTACTAATTCAAAAGAGATTCAGCCGATACTAGTTCATATAGATGCGCTTAGATTAGTAATTAGTAATGTAGTGAGTTGTAgcatgtagtttttttttttttgtcggaTCACAAATGGTAGAGGAAATGTTAGGTGCAAATATGTAACTTTGTGATCTGAAtagttgaaaaataaaaatttctttaTTATATCCGATTGGAATATGTAATGAAGCAGCACCAAATAGTCAAAAACTGAAAAATTGTAGATTTTCGTGGGGATTGGATCATCATTCATCATTTTTGTGGGAGATTTAAATAGAATGATCATTCATTTAGATCATAATACTATTGGTGACAAAGAAGTTCTTGTCTATTGGTGACAAAGAAAGTCCTGTCTTGTACTACTAGTATCCATATAGGCGGAGAAGGGGCATAATTGCCCGGGCATTCCATCCGCCCATTGACAAAAACAGTGTCATTTTTTACTGGGTaggagaaaaaagaaaaataggctTATTTTCGCAGCCATAAATTGAAGATTAAATTTTATGTGCAATCATCTCAACAACATTCTTGCATTCTCACTAAAATCGTGGTGTTTTAACCTTAAGGCTCAATGTGTTTTAAAAGACCACACATATGTAGATTATTTTTTACTAACACTATGGGCTCCTAGATAGTCCACATAGTGCTCCTTTTAGGACAAGGTTTTGTTTATGCAGGGATACTCTTAGGATGAAATACCAACAGATATATTGACAAAATGGTTAATGGAAAAATACTTTTTTGATAGAAGTTGACTGGTCGAGATTTGGAGAAAGTCTTGGCGCTCCACAAGATTTTTTCAAACTAGGTCACGCGATTAAATCCTACGATATAAACTTTAGACCATAATTTATGGACCTTAAACTCTAAAAAGTAAATCTTATACTctgaagtaaaaaaaaattatttgttataaaaaaattatggtttAAGCTTAAACTTAGTCCATTCTAAATTAATTCAGATAGTATaactttataaattataatatatattaaataattagtaTTAATACATTAGGGGTGTCAAATTTCGTTATTCTGGACTCAATTATTAGCCTTACagaaacgttaagcctaaaataATGATATTTTGTTACGTAATGATGAATATGACATTCAAAAGTAAATCTGCGGTAAAGAGCTCGTTCACGTTCCGTCTTTGGTTGAATCCCATGTGTTAAGCATCATGTCTTATTGTTTGTCTTCTCGCAGACTGTGACCCAAACTACGCTTCTGGTTTGAGAATCGAGAATTGGGACATCATTGCTATCCATTCTTCTCGGGATTTTTGGAACCAAAGTAATTCCTCTTGCTGTAACACTAAATCCAATTCCTGTTTCAATTTCGCTTACAAGTCGACTTAAAACTAGTCACTAATTTAAAAGAGTAGAATTTAGCATAGTTCCAATATTTCTAGTGAGGTATATATCATTTTGCACTCTAGCAGATGAAATAGATTTTCAGCTCTGCAGAAAAAATGTACATATATTtaggcacaaaaaaaaaaaaaaaaaagagctaTTTTTATTTTAGCTTGTTGGCAAGAAAAAGCTTTGCCCGCACAGGTTGTTCTTATTTTTGCAATCTGCTCCATCACTTGTAATTAGACTTGTTTGTGGGTTTGGGTTTTAACTCAACCCGTTTAGGTTTGTGTCCGAGTCTGGGTTGATATGGAAAAATGACATTAAACGAGTCCAGTCCAGGTCCATTAAAATCTGTTTATATCTATGGTGGCAGGGCTGTTCGTAATAATTTACGGGCTCTAGAcgaaataacaaataaaaattctttaataaaaaaattatataaattttttttaaatatattttagtaAATGATAAGAAAAAATATTGCATTAATAATTGTACCGCATATATTATTGATAAGTTCACTagtttatccaaaatcaaaacGATGTTtcataatttctttaaattaactcttaatttaaaaaaatcaattggacccctttttttttacaaccaatgaagcatatattaagaatcaagaagaagcatattacaaataaaattagGGGTACAGAAAACCACTCACCCCGATGTAAAGGTACAATACTACTTCTAGCTAATAAATGAGCAACAGAATTTGCAGAACGACAGACAAATTGAATAGAGCAATTAAAAAACTCGTTCAATGAAAAATGACAGTCATTGGCTAAGGCGTTAAAAGGAGATGAAACCTCTAACGGGCGGGCCATAGACTATACCACGATcaaagaatctgattcaatgatAACATCCTTCCATCCACGATCTTTGATCCAACTGAGAGCTTCACGGACCGATAGCGCTTCAACGAACGATGCATCTTGATAATTCTGCAAGATACCATTTTTAGCCGCAACAAACCGGCCCAACTCGTCCCGAACGATACACCCAAACCCAGCCACATTCTCGTCCACAAATGAAGCACCAACCACATTCAGCTTTAGAAAACCTGCTGGAGGACGCTGCCACACCGTCGGGCTTGGCACAGCCGGACTACTTGAAGGAGAAACTGACGCATGCGCTCTCTTCCAGGCCTACAGAAAGGAACAGGCCGAATGGTACAAGATCGAGGCTTGTGAATCCTTCTGATTCCACACAATATCatttctataacaccaaataatccACCATAAAATCGCTACAAGCTCAACAAGTTCCACTGGTTTAGAGAAGATCCAGCCCCAATAGTAAAAAATGTTATGAAATTGTGTTGCCACATCCCCAATAGGTGAAAGAGTCCAAATAGCTCGAGCCATAGTACAATTggaccctttttttttttggtaagaagggaagaaaaaaaaacaaacaaacaaaaacctaacccgggatcagtctaggaagactgaccccaatcatatcctcaagaagagaaggtaacagaaaagaaggaggaacggaaagggtagaaacacctaacatccccccatgcccagcagctgccaagcgatccgccacgcggttttgctccctataaatatgggagaaggtaagagaatcgaaggcaggacgaagcctcaagatggctttaatgagattctgactcttaacacaaacagcctgtctatccgaaatcctgttgatagcctccaaattgtcagactccaccgaaagtcttttaacacccatgcgaatggcgagtttaatgccagacaagatcccccagagctctgcagtaaaggaggagcccgtacctaagttatgggtaaacccagccagccaggcgccaccagcatcccgaagaactccaccaccAAACAATTGGACCCTTTTAATATCAATTATTTGGGC
The DNA window shown above is from Euphorbia lathyris chromosome 1, ddEupLath1.1, whole genome shotgun sequence and carries:
- the LOC136230697 gene encoding probable inactive poly [ADP-ribose] polymerase SRO5 isoform X1, which translates into the protein MEHSSIQVTNGITNGVSADLPSHASSKHSFEKDNVQCSSLSSDLDSANQQSMVSDGESTNSCAFPELNRMTRLFEGDAVHDLIRRKFLSGLGSLGKHATVVAIHRNTYSDVIGKARTQSFQILTKAVEIKCGGNANVKYAWYGDSRDEICNIMKNGFGSQISNNSGLYGCGIYLSPDDSPLESLMNLKADNDGVRHMLLCRVILGKPEVIHPGSNQSQPSSGEFDSGIDTLSSPKKYIIWSNHMNTHILPEYVVSFRAPCCLKGFFRDREFPRVPTSPWMPFPALFSALSKFLPPHAADLLANCYKDHREKKISRQELIQRVRQIAGDRLLIEVIKSFRNKQVKSTLIASNAVNMKHEESSNSQVG
- the LOC136230697 gene encoding probable inactive poly [ADP-ribose] polymerase SRO5 isoform X2, with amino-acid sequence MTRLFEGDAVHDLIRRKFLSGLGSLGKHATVVAIHRNTYSDVIGKARTQSFQILTKAVEIKCGGNANVKYAWYGDSRDEICNIMKNGFGSQISNNSGLYGCGIYLSPDDSPLESLMNLKADNDGVRHMLLCRVILGKPEVIHPGSNQSQPSSGEFDSGIDTLSSPKKYIIWSNHMNTHILPEYVVSFRAPCCLKGFFRDREFPRVPTSPWMPFPALFSALSKFLPPHAADLLANCYKDHREKKISRQELIQRVRQIAGDRLLIEVIKSFRNKQVKSTLIASNAVNMKHEESSNSQVG